A region of the Styela clava chromosome 1, kaStyClav1.hap1.2, whole genome shotgun sequence genome:
TGTCTGTTACAAAAAATTGATGCAAACGGTTGAAATGTGACATCCGCTGTGTCGCATTCTTTTCCTGTAGCATATTTTATATTGTGCTATGTATTTGTCGTCGATCATTTCGTGTGGGATGCTCAGCATAATGAAATCATCGCGTTTCTTCTGAATTATCGATCTTTCAGGCAGCAATGCCTCAAATGTTGAGTACGTGGTGTATTTAGATGAAAGGTTGAGCCTGTTTATGTTTCGTTTCCAAATTCGATTATTGGagaatttttcatattataattattacatattaaaattacattttcagACAAATTTGAAGCGAATAACGGACGTCCGCATGCTGGCTTACTATCAACACAATTCATAGTGACCTAATATATCTCCAGTGAAAGTCTGTTCTTATCCTGCACTATTTATAAAGATTATACCTCTTGAAAATAACCCAGCAGCTTATTTACCCGAAAAAAAACACGAGGTCAAATTAAGCGctttaaataaatatcaaaatctgtttttctTAAGAATTATTTTAGCAAATTTCaaaaaggaaataaataatCCCTAAAATGTCACAAGCAAGTAAAATAACATTGTCGCTATTTGTGACTGCTTTTGTTGTAACAGTCAATTGCAACACTTGTTCTGTTAAACCAATGGAGAAAGGCGTGGATTTGAATAGGGTAAGTACAGTATTATTAGCATTGaattttgcgttatttttttATCGCTAGTCGTCACTAACATGTAAAGTTAACTCCAAAGTAAATTCAATTTCTGGTTGCCGTCGCAAAATAACCGCAACATTGACCAGTGAAAGTATTAGAAGTCCAGGTTCACTAaaaggtgctcctgaagtatgcgcaccaagatgacggacaccagaacgtagtatgtgtaccaggtcagatcaggccataattttattccaattttccttattttagttctattacgtgttgggggactagtcaagtgattcccgtagtatttgtacctaaaattatggcctaaccctaacctagtacacatactacgtcccggtgcccgccatcttggtacgcagacttcaggagtaccaactGAAATATGGCTAACGGTACAATACAAATCGATAGATGCCAGAAATGCATTCTGCATTGCTCCTGAAAACGACTTCATTCGCTTTAACAGTAGTTGGAattgggttccattacatttgaacccacgtacatttgaacccatgacaattgcacctgtatgctattgcacctatggatttttttttgtttcacggatagttaaacccatactaaccctaacccatggattttagcacccgcatatagattgaacccgtggatatacgcatgggttcaaatgtacatgggttcaaatgtacggtcaccttggAATTTGATAAGAAATAAGTTAAGAgcaataattcaattttatacGACAAAAAGAAAGTTACGTGTATCATAGCGCATTTTGAACTGAATATATTTTACGTCTCTCAGCTTGCTGGAACAACTTGGTATCAAATGCTTAATGCAGATGATCCGATTGATCGCGTCACTCCTTGCTATGTCATGAAGTTTGGTGAAGCCACAGAAAATGGAATCAGCTTTGAATTTGTTATGCTAGACCCCAGGTAGGTTTTAAGTTGAAGCGTAACAAATTCGAATGGTTCAGAAATGCCTTTAGGCTGATCTATGCTGACTTAGTATGCAATAATCTGGTggtatttttcatttgaaaaaatttatatgtCGTGTACAGAGAAGAcgtcaatacacagctctatataatacttttttaataaatatgatttgtatTGCATCACATACCAAAACCGCATTGAATTACCAGAATTCCATTATTATATGAAGtttgaatacaaaatttcaaatagtGCATTTTTGGTACTAATTTTTTCAGTAACTTGGGTCGTGTTGAGACATCTTATCAACAATTCTACAAGGAAGGACAAGCCTTCAGATTCAAGATGGATAATggttattataatttatttgttatcaaAAAGATGTGCCTTAAGCTTTGAGATAACTATTTCGTTATACTATGCACTGTCTATGTCACTAACCTCACattcgggtgtcgctgctcgataaccatttttggttccccgcgacttcccttccccagtaaaattgTGTACtattttcttgtaatttgtgcctgtgttatttatttattttttactggttggaaaaaaataaacttgattgattgattgatacgCTCACTAGAAGTATGTACGAAACTGCATGAGATCAACTTCGGTGTACATCACTACGGTGCCGTACATTTTCAATGGCATAAtgttctttgtatttttttcttttcattaattAATAATGGTCTATCAATTACTACACATCACATGCGTTGTAATTGAAaagaatgtatatatatatgtataagttCTTAGGTTGTTTTCAAGTTTCAACTACTCTGACTTTTTCACAAGGCAATTCAGAACCATATATGGAATTATTTCGTGAATAATCAGAAGTTcatgataaaattatataatagtTTCTCTGTATTTGTTATTTTggttgttttcattatttatcaACAGCCACACATATTTACTATAGATGATATGCTGTGGCATAAACCTATAAACGTATGCCAAGCATTGAGGCAATTTTTCTCACCAAATTCAAGTCTTTGCTCATAAACTAGTATTTACATTCTTTCCAGGCTTACACTTTTCTATTACTATTCTTTTAATTGTTTTGTTTCAGAGGAAAAATGGTTGAAGGCTTCGCTAAAGCAGGCGTTGGATAAACCAAAAGATGCGAGTGGAGACGAAAAGGGTCAGTGAATTTtatatagatacaacattgaacgAGATCCCCACAAATTGCTAAAATAAGAGCTCCATctgttcattttataaaatacaaagtCCCTAGATTATTGTTATGAATGAACATTTTATGAGCATTgctaaatattaataattattttaacCCTTCCATTTTTTACAAACAGTTTTGTCTATAAGTTGCTTCGCAAATTCCGAGAAATGTGTATTTATGTTCCTTGCTATTTTTGTTGTATGACAATATTTTGTTTCCGTGTATTGAAAATATCCAGTTCAATCATCTGAGCAAATTTCATCCTTGTACTATTTTTTTAGAATTACTCGACCACTTCAAATACCCTGTGTATATCTATACCGACTACGAAACTTACTTCATGGGTATTTTGTGCCGAGAAGGTAAAGTTTTAAATATGCAAATCTCGACTTGATCAATGATGAAAAATGCTTAAATATTGGAACAAGTGACACAGACATAAAACGTCGACTATATCCGGCATTGCGTTGAAgtgtaatttattaatatgaaaatttcGAAAGTCACTCGACGCATTCACGGGATATTTCATTTATAACTATTgggtttttctatttattttttacctcAAATCACAATTAGAAAGACATAATACATCCGCTATTTGCG
Encoded here:
- the LOC144425659 gene encoding uncharacterized protein LOC144425659; the encoded protein is MSQASKITLSLFVTAFVVTVNCNTCSVKPMEKGVDLNRLAGTTWYQMLNADDPIDRVTPCYVMKFGEATENGISFEFVMLDPSNLGRVETSYQQFYKEGQAFRFKMDNEEKWLKASLKQALDKPKDASGDEKELLDHFKYPVYIYTDYETYFMGILCREDSPVAFAYSSYNGISAETTTKIYNAMIEHDDTPVPLYFSQCPLMENIEDYLK